The window TCACCAAGGCCGTCAAGGAGGTGGACGCCAATGCCAAGGTCGATATCACCGTGGCCGACAAGCGCGTGGTCATCGACAGCAGCCTGCCGGCGCAGCAGTTTGCCGAGGCCATCGAAGAAGCGGGTTATACCCCCGTTGCCGCCTGAATCATATCAATCCGTTCGGACTGAGTAGCCGCAACGCGGCGTATCGAAGGCGCTCCGGGAGGTGGCCGCAAGCGGCTACTCAGTCCGAACGGTAGGGAGGGGGAACGAAAACGCCGCTTACTTGCTCAGCAAGCGCATCGCCCCTTCCAGTCCATCCATGGTCAGCGGGAACATGCGGTCATTCATCAACTGGCGGATCAGGGCGATCGATTGGCGGTATTGCCA is drawn from Herbaspirillum seropedicae and contains these coding sequences:
- a CDS encoding heavy-metal-associated domain-containing protein, with the translated sequence MSTTFTVNDMTCNHCAGVITKAVKEVDANAKVDITVADKRVVIDSSLPAQQFAEAIEEAGYTPVAA